Proteins found in one Anabas testudineus chromosome 1, fAnaTes1.2, whole genome shotgun sequence genomic segment:
- the LOC113162031 gene encoding serum response factor-like isoform X2, which yields MLLGNGATMGTRTGAGRAGNGTGVGSHTDGGQFEDREYSTDMVYSGSEQDSDSGDDEDTAGSGGDRRGVKRERSETEVGHQSAPSSVGLSGGYSGVSAGVPGAKPGKKTRGRVKIKMEFIDNKLRRYTTFSKRKTGIMKKAYELSTLTGTQVLLLVASETGHVYTFATRKLQPMITSETGKALIQTCLNSPDSPPRSDPSTDQRMSATGFEETDLTYQVSEADGCSEVVKDMIKPSFTTANLPSTTQPTPSCSSSSSSSVSMQVQTSAPSWQPPASSSSNGTVLKTPESVVLAGGFTFMPGGVSQQLQTIQVQPSSQQSTTNQSNSDIHGPASSTASLPTSIVSSSSSSSSVASHMMYPGGHTVMYATSTPSLADGSLTVLNTFPPTGHTQSHDPGAVQQVFLASLPPVAGQIPVSAVQLHPMVISQQSSSSNLTELQVVSLDVHQSKDD from the exons ATGCTGCTGGGCAACGGCGCTACAATGGGCACTAGAACCGGAGCCGGCCGGGCGGGTAACGGTACCGGGGTGGGCAGCCACACCGACGGAGGCCAATTTGAGGACCGAGAATACAGCACCGATATGGTGTACAGCGGCTCCGAACAGGACTCGGACTCCGGTGATGACGAGGACACGGCGGGTTCGGGCGGAGACAGGAGAGGGGTGAAGCGGGAGAGGAGCGAGACGGAGGTCGGGCACCAGTCAGCGCCCAGCTCCGTAGGCCTGAGCGGGGGTTATAGCGGGGTCAGCGCCGGGGTGCCAGGCGCCAAACCCGGCAAGAAAACTCGGGGGAGAGTGAAGATCAAGATGGAGTTTATAGACAACAAACTGAGGCGGTACACCACGTTCAGCAAGAGGAAGACCGGGATCATGAAGAAG GCATATGAGCTGTCCACGCTGACTGGCACccaggtgctgctgctggttgcCAGTGAGACGGGTCACGTCTACACCTTTGCCACCAGGAAGCTGCAGCCAATGATCACCTCAGAGACGGGGAAGGCTCTGATCCAGACCTGCCTCAACTCTCCGGACTCGCCCCCCCGCTCTGATCCCTCCACAGACCAGAGGATGAGCGCCACAGGCTTCGAGGAGACTGACCTCACCTACCAGGTGTCTGAGGCAGACGGCTGCTCGGAGGTTGTCAAG GATATGATCAAACCAAGCTTTACTACGGCGAACCTGCCCAGCACCACTCAGCCCACACCATcctgctcttcatcctcctcatcctcagtgTCCATGCAGGTGCAGACCAGCGCCCCCTCCTGGCAGCCgcctgcctcctcctccagcaaTGGGACAGTGCTGAAGACGCCTGAAAGTGTCGTGCTTGCTGGAGGCTTCACCTTTATGCCAG GTGGAGTGTCTCAGCAGCTGCAGACCATCCAAGTTCAGCCCAGCAGTCAGCAGTCCACCACCAATCAGAGCAACTCAGACATACATGGCCCCGCCTCCTCCACAG CCAGTCTTCCCACCTCGATCGTctcatcttcctcatcctcttcctcagtAGCGAGTCACATGATGTATCCCGGAGGTCATACGGTGATGTACGCCACATCAACGCCTTCGCTTGCCGACGGCAGCCTCACCGTCCTCAACACCTTCCCCCCAACAGGCCACACCCAGTCACATGACCCTG GCGCCGTCCAACAGGTCTTCCTCGCCTCACTTCCTCCAGTCGCTGGTCAGATCCCGGTGTCTGCAGTCCAGCTCCACCCG ATGGTCATAagtcagcagagcagcagcagcaacctgACGGAGCTGCAGGTCGTCAGTTTGGATGTCCACCAATCAAAAGATGACTGA
- the LOC113162031 gene encoding serum response factor-like isoform X1 → MLLGNGATMGTRTGAGRAGNGTGVGSHTDGGQFEDREYSTDMVYSGSEQDSDSGDDEDTAGSGGDRRGVKRERSETEVGHQSAPSSVGLSGGYSGVSAGVPGAKPGKKTRGRVKIKMEFIDNKLRRYTTFSKRKTGIMKKAYELSTLTGTQVLLLVASETGHVYTFATRKLQPMITSETGKALIQTCLNSPDSPPRSDPSTDQRMSATGFEETDLTYQVSEADGCSEVVKDMIKPSFTTANLPSTTQPTPSCSSSSSSSVSMQVQTSAPSWQPPASSSSNGTVLKTPESVVLAGGFTFMPGASLPPGTHTIPLSQLQGQPLAIQGPVAPGPTATLHASSTQPTTLLRLPTTVSLSGGVSQQLQTIQVQPSSQQSTTNQSNSDIHGPASSTASLPTSIVSSSSSSSSVASHMMYPGGHTVMYATSTPSLADGSLTVLNTFPPTGHTQSHDPGAVQQVFLASLPPVAGQIPVSAVQLHPMVISQQSSSSNLTELQVVSLDVHQSKDD, encoded by the exons ATGCTGCTGGGCAACGGCGCTACAATGGGCACTAGAACCGGAGCCGGCCGGGCGGGTAACGGTACCGGGGTGGGCAGCCACACCGACGGAGGCCAATTTGAGGACCGAGAATACAGCACCGATATGGTGTACAGCGGCTCCGAACAGGACTCGGACTCCGGTGATGACGAGGACACGGCGGGTTCGGGCGGAGACAGGAGAGGGGTGAAGCGGGAGAGGAGCGAGACGGAGGTCGGGCACCAGTCAGCGCCCAGCTCCGTAGGCCTGAGCGGGGGTTATAGCGGGGTCAGCGCCGGGGTGCCAGGCGCCAAACCCGGCAAGAAAACTCGGGGGAGAGTGAAGATCAAGATGGAGTTTATAGACAACAAACTGAGGCGGTACACCACGTTCAGCAAGAGGAAGACCGGGATCATGAAGAAG GCATATGAGCTGTCCACGCTGACTGGCACccaggtgctgctgctggttgcCAGTGAGACGGGTCACGTCTACACCTTTGCCACCAGGAAGCTGCAGCCAATGATCACCTCAGAGACGGGGAAGGCTCTGATCCAGACCTGCCTCAACTCTCCGGACTCGCCCCCCCGCTCTGATCCCTCCACAGACCAGAGGATGAGCGCCACAGGCTTCGAGGAGACTGACCTCACCTACCAGGTGTCTGAGGCAGACGGCTGCTCGGAGGTTGTCAAG GATATGATCAAACCAAGCTTTACTACGGCGAACCTGCCCAGCACCACTCAGCCCACACCATcctgctcttcatcctcctcatcctcagtgTCCATGCAGGTGCAGACCAGCGCCCCCTCCTGGCAGCCgcctgcctcctcctccagcaaTGGGACAGTGCTGAAGACGCCTGAAAGTGTCGTGCTTGCTGGAGGCTTCACCTTTATGCCAG GTGCATCACTGCCACCTGGCACACATACTATCCCCCTCAGCCAGCTGCAGGGCCAGCCTCTGGCCATCCAGGGCCCCGTGGCCCCGGGCCCCACCGCTACGCTACACGCTTCATCCACACAGCCGACCACGCTGCTCCGCCTCCCCACCACCGTGTCCCTGTCAG GTGGAGTGTCTCAGCAGCTGCAGACCATCCAAGTTCAGCCCAGCAGTCAGCAGTCCACCACCAATCAGAGCAACTCAGACATACATGGCCCCGCCTCCTCCACAG CCAGTCTTCCCACCTCGATCGTctcatcttcctcatcctcttcctcagtAGCGAGTCACATGATGTATCCCGGAGGTCATACGGTGATGTACGCCACATCAACGCCTTCGCTTGCCGACGGCAGCCTCACCGTCCTCAACACCTTCCCCCCAACAGGCCACACCCAGTCACATGACCCTG GCGCCGTCCAACAGGTCTTCCTCGCCTCACTTCCTCCAGTCGCTGGTCAGATCCCGGTGTCTGCAGTCCAGCTCCACCCG ATGGTCATAagtcagcagagcagcagcagcaacctgACGGAGCTGCAGGTCGTCAGTTTGGATGTCCACCAATCAAAAGATGACTGA